The Alcaligenes faecalis sequence TGTAGCAACGCTCCAGATCATCAGACAGCGTAATGGCCGAACGCACCAAGGCTGGCAAACGGGCGTGTAGTCTCTGTGCCTGCTCATCATGCGCATCCCATACCATCTGACTGCCAACAGCCAACACGGCGCACAATTGCGCGATACGGTCTCGCTCATTATCAGCCACGCCCAGCACCGCCTGACGAGGCACTAAGCGATAGGTATTGGACTCCCCCGTTGGCCCACGCAATTCAAAGCGGCAGTTACTGAAAAAGCGCATCGGCGCACGAGTTGGAGCCAGTTCAGGATGCTGACTCAACCAATCGGCCAAGGCTTGTCGCGCAGCCTCCTGCGGATTCCCTAAGAACTGGCCTGCCCCGTCTGTGCCGAAAGGCTGATTGAGTACCTGTTCAGGCCGCTCCGCCAATAAGCGATACAGGTACAAAGGTCCACCCGCTTTGGGCCCTGTTCCCGACAAACCCTCTCCCCCAAAAGGCTGTACGCCCACCACGGCCCCCACCGTATTGCGATTGACATACATATTGCCCACATGGCTGCGCGCCACAACATAGTCAATGGTTTCATCAATACGGGTATGCAAACCCATGGTCAAGCCATAGCCCTTGGCCCGGATCTGCTCGAGCACCGCATCCAGTTGATCACGGCGATAACGCAACAAGTGCAGTACCGGGCCAAATACCTCTCGCGTCAAATCCGACAGATCAGGCAGCTCAATCAAGGTCGGCGCAATGAACGTGCCGTTGGCCGTTGTCAGCGTACGGGCGGCTTCACCGCCCAGACTCAACTGATGGACGATATGGCCTTTGGCACGCATTTTTGCAATATGCTGCTCAATCCCCTCTTGAGCCCGCTGATCAATCACCGGGCCAATATCATTAGCCCACTCAATAGGATTGCCTACCCGCAATTGAGCCATCGCACCCTGCAGCATGGTGATCAAACGATCTGCCGCTTCTTCCTGGACAAATAAAACCCGCAATGCCGAACAACGCTGCCCAGCACTATCGAAAGCCGATACGATCACATCTTGCACAACCTGCTCAGTCAATGCAGACGAATCGACAATCATGGCATTTTGACCACCTGTCTCCGCAATCAAAGGCACTGGCCCCCCATGCTGACCCATTCGTTGCGAGACCGTCGCCTGTAAGCCACGAGCCACTTCGGTTGAGCCGGTAAACATGACGCCCTGCACACGATCATCCGACGTCAACTGTGGTCCAACTACACTGCCTCGACCAATCACCAGTTGCACAGCCTGGCGGGGCACACCCGCGTCCCACAACAGTCGAACCGCCTGGGCGGCAATCAAGGAGGTCTGCTCCGCTGGTTTGGCCAATACTGTATTGCCCGCCGCCAAGGCGGCGGCTACCTGACCCGTGAAAATCGCCAAGGGGAAGTTCCAGGGGCTGATGCACACGATTGGCCCAAGAGGGCGATGGCTGTGGTTGGAGAACTGGACCTGCACTTGCTGGGCGTAATAACGCAGGAAATCCACCGCCTCACGCACCTCGGCAATCGCATTGGCATAGGTTTTACCCGCCTCGCGCACCAGTATTCCCATCAGAGGCTGCATTTGCGCCTCCATGCCATCCGCCGCCCGCAACAAGATGGCTGCACGCTCAGCAGGCTCGACCGCAGCCCATTGAGGAAAATACTGACTGGCCGTCTGCAAGGCCAACTCCACCTGCTGCTCTGTCGCACTGGATACCTGACCAAGCTGATCGCGATGATCCGCTGGATTCACGATCGGTGTCGCCACAGCTGCGGCCAAATCATCATGCGGCGTCTCCATGCCCAACATGGCTTGCACCTGCATAGACGTGCTCGCTTCCTGCTGCAAGGTTTGCGAAAGCGTCTTTAACTGCTGCTCATCGGCTAGATTCAATCCCCATGAGTTGGGACGGGATGCACCATACAAATCGCGTGGCAAGGCAATGCCAGCATGCGGCAAGCCAAGCTGCCCCTCTTGCGCGGCCATTTGCTCGACCTGCAACACAGGATCACGCACCAGTTCGCCCAGCGCGATGCTCTCGTCCGCGACCTGATTCACAAACGACGTATTGGCCCCATTTTCCAGCAAGCGCCGCACCAGATACGCCAACAAAGTCTCATGCGTACCAACGGGTGCGTAAATGCGGCAAGGTCGCCCCAGTTTGCCTTGCTCGGGCTGGCCCACCACCTGCTCGTATAAAGGCTCCCCCATCCCGTGCAAGCACTGGAATTCATACTGTCCCGGATGATACTGATCAGGCCCGGCCAGCTCATAAATGCTGGCCAGTGTCTGAGCATTATGCGTGGCAAACTGGGGATAGATTTGTTCTGGTGCAGCCAGCAGTTTGCGTGCGCACGCGACATACGACAGATCGGTATAGGGCTTACGTGTATAGACCGGGTAACCGTCCAAACCATCTAACTGCGCCCGTTTGATTTCACTGTCCCAATACGCCCCCTTGACCAGACGAACCATCAAACGCTGATTACTGCGACGGGCCAGATCAATGACATAGTCAATGACATACGGGCATCGCTTTTGGTAGGCCTGAATCACAAAGCCAATTCCTTTCCAGCCCCGTAAGTCTGGCTCGAAACAAAGCCGCTCCAACAGGCCCAGGGAAATCTCCAGGCGATCGGCCTCCTCCGCGTCAATATTCAGACCAATATCGTAATGACATGCCAGACGGGCCAGCTTTAACACCAAGGGATACAACTCTTCGTGCACCCGGTCAATCTGGGCACGGCTGTAACGCGGATGCAAGGCAGACAATTTGATGGAAATCCCTGGGCCGTCATACACGCCACGGCCATTGGAGGCCTTGCCAATGGCATGAATAGCCTGCTCGTAATCTTGCAGATAGCGTTGGGCATCGGCCGCCGTCAACGCCGCCTCACCGAGCATGTCATAGGAATAACGAAAGCCCTTGGCCTCCAGGGAGCCTGCGTGTTGCAAGGCCGCCTGGATGGTTTCACCCGTCACAAACTGCTCGCCCATCATCCGCATTGCCATATCCACCCCTTTGCGAATCAGGGGTTCACCACCTTTGGCGATCAAACGCCCCAGCGAGGCCGACATCCCGGTTTCGCTATAGGTGGATACCAGTTTGCCCGTCACCATCAAACCCCACGCGGCGGCGTTGACAAAGATGGGCGCACCTTTCTTGCCAACGTGTTGACGCCAATTGCCATGACTGATCTTGTCACGAATCAAGGCATCGCGTGTTGCCGTATCAGGAATACGCAGCAAGGCCTCGGCCAGACACATCAGGGCAATGCCCTCCTGGGACGACAAGGAAAACTCCTGTAAGAGGCCCTGCACCAATCCCGACTTGCCCGTGGCGGTTTTACGCTGCCGCAACGCTCCCGCAACCCGCAGGGCCAGAGCCTGCGCCCGGGTCGCCATCTCACCCGGTAAACGAGCCTGGTCCAACAGACTGGGCACAAGCTCGGTTTCTGGACACAGCCAGGCCCGCGTAATGGCTTGCCGCAAAGGGGATTGCTCCAACCAAGGCGTCAAAGCGGCGAAAGAGTGTACGGCTGCACGAACTGGCGACGCGCACGCACCTTGTTGTAGGACCATGAACTACCCCTGCAATAAAGACGAAAGACAGATTGATGACAAATTTTTCGCTATTATTAAGGAATAAATGTAAAATTTCTCACTATATTTAGGCTATTCAGTAGTGAAAAATAAATCATGAAAGACCATGAGCACCAACTTGACAAGCAAGATCTGAAAATTCTGGACTTGCTGCAACAAGACGGACGTATTGCCAACACCAAACTGGCCGAGGCCGTTGCCCTGTCTCCAACAGCAGCTCTGGCTCGGGTGCAGCGTCTAACGCGAGAAGGCTATATCCTGGGCTACGAGGCCCGACTCAATCCCGCCAAGCTCAAGGCAGGGATGTTGGTGTTTGTTGAAGTATTGTTAGACCGCACCACGCCCAACGTATTTGAAGAGTTCAAGCTGGCGCTACAGGATCGACGCGAAGTCATGGAATGTCATATGGTGGCAGGCGGTTTTGACTACCTGCTCAAAACCCGTCACGAAGATATGACTGCGTACCGGGACTTTGCCGGTCGCGTACTGTGGAAACTACCTGGTATCCGTGAAACCCGCACCTTTGCCGTCATGGAAGAGGTCAAAAGCTCCATGGCCCTGGATTTAAGCCGGATTTGGTAACTCGAGCGAGAGACCTCGTTAAGGGCGCCGTCAGCGCCCGTCTTACCGTCAAGCCACGCCGTCCTGCGCGATGCCAAGCACAACGCTGAGACGGCCAGGCCTTGCCATTGTTAGCTGTCGATCGGCCGGAGAATCACTCCCCCAAGGTGGGGTGTGAACTTACCCACAGCACGGTGGCATCCTGCTCGCCACCGGAAATACAGGCATGTCCCATCGCGCTGTCAAAGTAACAGGAGTCTCCACTTTCCAGCTCCAGAGGGGCATAAAAATCCGTGTGTATCACCACCGTCCCTGTCAACACATAGATGAATTCCTCGCCATCATGCCGCAACAAAGTCTTAAAGGCCTTGGAGTCATGCGCCTTGATCGTGGTTACCAAGGGGATAAATTGCTTATCCGCCAGATCGCTGTGCAAGATTTCATAACTGTACTGCCGCGTGTCATGCACCACGCCTTCCCCCCGTCGAGACACGCTGCGTCTACCCAGCGGTGTGGGCTTGGAAGTCTGGCCAAACAGTTCGCCCACATGCACATCTAACCCTTGGGCCAGGGCAGCAATTTTTTCGTATGTCGGAGATAACTGCCCATTTTCAATCTTGGATAAGGCCGAGGCAGAAATCCCCGATCGCTCACTTAATTGTTGCAGGGTCAATTTGGCCTGACGGCGTAATTGATTCAGTTTGGCGGCCAATACATTGACGGGATCATCAGGGGGGGTCATGGCAGTTTTTAAGGCGTCCTGGATGCACTACCTATGGAAAACCCTTAAAGAGAATTTTCCAATATGGCAATATTATTTCGTATAAGAAATTTTTTTCTCAAAATTACAGGCAGGTGCCTGTACGTTGATGGTAGATCACATGCAAATCCTGGATCAAGCTCAAACTGAGCACTCCATGCCTTTCGATCGTCTTTTTGATGCGATCGAATCCATGTTTATTGAAGGCTGCAGCGTGCCTTTACGGCACAACCACGCCATTGAAAACGCCGATCACACCCCCGGCACCCTGCTGCTGATGCCCGCCTGGCAGCCCGGTAAGCGCCTGGGCCTGAAAACCGTATCCATTTTTCCGGACAATAACACTCAGGGCCTGCCTGGCCTGCACTCAACCTATACCCTGTTTGATGCCACCACAGGCAAACCGCTGGCGGCCCTGAACGGCGATGTCATCACCTCCCGTCGTACCGCTGCCGCCTCAGCCCTGGCTGCACGCTGGCTCAGCCGCCCCGACTCGCAAACGCTACTGGTCGTTGGCGCAGGTCGGATTGCCAGCTTGCTGGCCGATGCCTATCGCACCGTCCGCCCCATCCGCACGGTCTTGGTCTGGGATCGAAATGCCGACAATGCACTCGCCTTGGTCGAACGTTTAAACCGCGACGGCTTTGACGCTCATCATGCGCTTGAGCTGGAAAGCGCCGCACAACAAGCGGACATCATTACTTGCGCCACCCTGGCCACCGAGCCACTGATTCAAGGCCAATGGCTGCAAGCCGGTACGCATCTGGACCTGATCGGCAGCTTCATGCCCACCATGCGCGAGAGCGATGACGCCTGCTTTACACGCGCCACCGTTTTTGTTGATACCGATGAGGCAGCGATGAAATCCGGCGACATTCTGGAACCCATCAAATCCGGAAAATTCGACCCTGCCGACATTACCGCCACGCTGGAAGATCTGTGCCAGGGCCGACATCCTGGCCGCCAGAGTGCCGACGAAATCACACTGTTCAAAGCCGTTGGCACAGCCTTGGAAGACCTGGCTGCCGCGACACTGGCTTACGACCTTTGGCAAGAACAATCCTCTACTTTTACACCGGGCTGATTGGCTCAACGCGAACCAATAACAAGGAAACCCCTCATGACGGCAAACGTCACCCCCCCCGCACAACGTGCCTCCGCCAAGCGCGTACTTCTGGCTAGCCTGACAGGCAGTTCTATTGAATGGTTTGATTATTTTCTGTACGGCACAACCGCCGCACTCGTTTTTAACAAACTGTTTTTCCCAACCTTCGACCCTGTCGTCGGTTTAATGCTGGCCTACCTCTCCTTTGCCCTCACCTTCTTCATTCGACCCTTGGGCGGCTTGATCTTTGCCCATATTGGGGACCGAATCGGACGCAAGAAAACCCTGGTCATTACCTTGTCCATGATGGGCGGGGCCACCGTTCTGATTGGACTCTTGCCAGGCTACGATACGATCGGCGTCTGGGCGCCCATTTT is a genomic window containing:
- the putA gene encoding trifunctional transcriptional regulator/proline dehydrogenase/L-glutamate gamma-semialdehyde dehydrogenase, whose protein sequence is MVLQQGACASPVRAAVHSFAALTPWLEQSPLRQAITRAWLCPETELVPSLLDQARLPGEMATRAQALALRVAGALRQRKTATGKSGLVQGLLQEFSLSSQEGIALMCLAEALLRIPDTATRDALIRDKISHGNWRQHVGKKGAPIFVNAAAWGLMVTGKLVSTYSETGMSASLGRLIAKGGEPLIRKGVDMAMRMMGEQFVTGETIQAALQHAGSLEAKGFRYSYDMLGEAALTAADAQRYLQDYEQAIHAIGKASNGRGVYDGPGISIKLSALHPRYSRAQIDRVHEELYPLVLKLARLACHYDIGLNIDAEEADRLEISLGLLERLCFEPDLRGWKGIGFVIQAYQKRCPYVIDYVIDLARRSNQRLMVRLVKGAYWDSEIKRAQLDGLDGYPVYTRKPYTDLSYVACARKLLAAPEQIYPQFATHNAQTLASIYELAGPDQYHPGQYEFQCLHGMGEPLYEQVVGQPEQGKLGRPCRIYAPVGTHETLLAYLVRRLLENGANTSFVNQVADESIALGELVRDPVLQVEQMAAQEGQLGLPHAGIALPRDLYGASRPNSWGLNLADEQQLKTLSQTLQQEASTSMQVQAMLGMETPHDDLAAAVATPIVNPADHRDQLGQVSSATEQQVELALQTASQYFPQWAAVEPAERAAILLRAADGMEAQMQPLMGILVREAGKTYANAIAEVREAVDFLRYYAQQVQVQFSNHSHRPLGPIVCISPWNFPLAIFTGQVAAALAAGNTVLAKPAEQTSLIAAQAVRLLWDAGVPRQAVQLVIGRGSVVGPQLTSDDRVQGVMFTGSTEVARGLQATVSQRMGQHGGPVPLIAETGGQNAMIVDSSALTEQVVQDVIVSAFDSAGQRCSALRVLFVQEEAADRLITMLQGAMAQLRVGNPIEWANDIGPVIDQRAQEGIEQHIAKMRAKGHIVHQLSLGGEAARTLTTANGTFIAPTLIELPDLSDLTREVFGPVLHLLRYRRDQLDAVLEQIRAKGYGLTMGLHTRIDETIDYVVARSHVGNMYVNRNTVGAVVGVQPFGGEGLSGTGPKAGGPLYLYRLLAERPEQVLNQPFGTDGAGQFLGNPQEAARQALADWLSQHPELAPTRAPMRFFSNCRFELRGPTGESNTYRLVPRQAVLGVADNERDRIAQLCAVLAVGSQMVWDAHDEQAQRLHARLPALVRSAITLSDDLERCYMDAMLHHGQASSLQRWQQRIAAREGMIVSITALAPGDHAIALERLVQERVLSVNTAAAGGNASLMTMA
- a CDS encoding Lrp/AsnC ligand binding domain-containing protein, whose amino-acid sequence is MKDHEHQLDKQDLKILDLLQQDGRIANTKLAEAVALSPTAALARVQRLTREGYILGYEARLNPAKLKAGMLVFVEVLLDRTTPNVFEEFKLALQDRREVMECHMVAGGFDYLLKTRHEDMTAYRDFAGRVLWKLPGIRETRTFAVMEEVKSSMALDLSRIW
- a CDS encoding XRE family transcriptional regulator, which translates into the protein MTPPDDPVNVLAAKLNQLRRQAKLTLQQLSERSGISASALSKIENGQLSPTYEKIAALAQGLDVHVGELFGQTSKPTPLGRRSVSRRGEGVVHDTRQYSYEILHSDLADKQFIPLVTTIKAHDSKAFKTLLRHDGEEFIYVLTGTVVIHTDFYAPLELESGDSCYFDSAMGHACISGGEQDATVLWVSSHPTLGE
- a CDS encoding ornithine cyclodeaminase family protein, which translates into the protein MVDHMQILDQAQTEHSMPFDRLFDAIESMFIEGCSVPLRHNHAIENADHTPGTLLLMPAWQPGKRLGLKTVSIFPDNNTQGLPGLHSTYTLFDATTGKPLAALNGDVITSRRTAAASALAARWLSRPDSQTLLVVGAGRIASLLADAYRTVRPIRTVLVWDRNADNALALVERLNRDGFDAHHALELESAAQQADIITCATLATEPLIQGQWLQAGTHLDLIGSFMPTMRESDDACFTRATVFVDTDEAAMKSGDILEPIKSGKFDPADITATLEDLCQGRHPGRQSADEITLFKAVGTALEDLAAATLAYDLWQEQSSTFTPG